The Limanda limanda chromosome 21, fLimLim1.1, whole genome shotgun sequence genome contains the following window.
TGCCCATCACAGGCCCCTCCTACAGCTCCCCCCGCTGGATGTGCCGGTTGCTCAGGCAACCCAGTTTCACTGCCCGCACCCTCAAACGTTACTGGATACTGCTGTTGCCCAGGCAACGCGTATCCACCAATCACCACctgatcctgcagctgctgttgctCGGGAACAGGCTCAAAGCCTGTGATTCCCTCTGTAGAAAAGTTGGAGagcataataaaaaaaaaaggttttcgaGGGAAAGTACCTTGTGTTACTCTTCGGTTTCCTGCGCGTACTGCAGAAGCGAGGAGGAAATGAGGAGTGTACCTGTCTCAGGACCAAGGCTCAGTCCCTTCAGACATTCCTGCAGAATATCCTGGTTGATGGTGGTCTCTCCTGGAAACATTGATTCATTCAGAAACATCTAAACAGAGATTGcacatataaaatacacaaatcatGCAAATTACAAAATAGTACTCCTTTACCTGTAAACACAGTGTCCTCCGCAAGGTAGAGGCAGTCTTCAAAGCACGAGATGTCCTGGCTctaatcacacacacgcatctgAATGAGTTCTGATGTAGTTGCATCATTGCACATCATTTACGAGGCATCTGCATAGATCCCAAGTCAACCCCCCCGAACAGAGGCACTTACCTCCTGTGTAGGGAAGCCGCACTCCTCAAGCAGAGCAGAGTCCTCTTTGACGAGGGCTCCAGGCGAAGACTTGGAAGAAGCTTTGAGGGTGAAAGCAAAGAAATACACTTACTATCTTTTTATTCTCCTCTAAAAGACAGCTTTGGTGTTATGATCCCACTGATGTGAACAGAGTGTGGACAACACAAGAGAACAGAGTTGTTCTGATACCATTTCTCTCTTACGAATACTGAACCGATACCACagtgtttaacaaaaaaaacaacaacttataTTATGCATTTTAGCAGCTGGATGCTACCAGCCCTGTATGCAAGTggtacaaatacaaatacatgcaATACAATTTTGGTTTGGCGGTCGTtacagaaaaagaacaaaactaAATAGGaataaacaacaataacttCCTTTAAAGGATCGGTGTGTAATATGTTGGTGacagggatctattggcagaaattgaatataaaaataacccAAGTGATGTTTACACGAGAgtttttcatctaaattgtaggagttgttgttttcttgactCTAGAATgggctctttatatttaaatactttatatttacatcgggagcaggtcctctctacggaggcggACATTTTTTCTTTACAGTAACCCAAACTGGACTCACACCTTTAACAAATTGCTGATGTTAGTCTACCGGagatctcttcttcttcattgcTCCATAAACAGAACTTGACAGTGGCAGTACAGTGAAAACGCTGGTATGGAGCAGCAAATGAGAAATGATTTCTGGGGAAATAAAACTGGTTGAAACTAAAGATATGGTATCGGATCGGTACATTGTCATGTAAACGTTTGATTCAGTTATTCTGTTAGTAGGTCATTTTTTGTACAGTGCATCACAGGATAAAGACCTCTTCAACTTGCCTGTTATCCACTACAATAAAAGACCAAATGGTGATTGTCTACGGACGCCCTGGTGGGTCCTCACCTCCTGCCGCTGACTCGTTGGGCCAGTGAAACACTTTGTGAGGGTTGGCGGTTTCATTCTTGCTGTCGCCGACCATTTTAAAGCCTTTTGATCGCAGGGCGCTGCGGAAGTTCCTCTTCCAGACTGAGGCGTCTCCGTTAGCCTTGCCATTACCGCTCACCTCAGCCCAGGCCTAAAGGGAAGTGAGAGGTAGAAGGAGTTGAACTATATGAACAAAGAGAGGTTGACTACATGATGGACAACTTTAAAACGTGGTGCATCAATCTCTTGTGTGATTCCTGTCCTAGCGTTACCTTAAAGATGAGCACGTCACTGTCGGAGGAGTCCTGTCTCAGCTTGTGTTTCCAGGGGACGGAGAACTCTGTCTGTTCCGGGTTCGTCCACTGGACACCAGGATAGCTGCCGCTGTCGATCTGCGTCTGCAGCCACGGGATGAGCAGCGGCTTCTGTTGGGACATTTCTGAAGGAGCAAGTCGAactgagaaaacagagagaatttAATCCATTGAATTGTAGCCACGGattttggtttggttttatgATATTCAGGTGATATTATCTATTGAAACTCAAGTGTTCATCAAAATCAACATTCTAGTCTTTTAAGTTGAAAACAATAGAGGCTTTTTAAagactgaata
Protein-coding sequences here:
- the irf3 gene encoding interferon regulatory factor 3, yielding MSQQKPLLIPWLQTQIDSGSYPGVQWTNPEQTEFSVPWKHKLRQDSSDSDVLIFKAWAEVSGNGKANGDASVWKRNFRSALRSKGFKMVGDSKNETANPHKVFHWPNESAAGASSKSSPGALVKEDSALLEECGFPTQESQDISCFEDCLYLAEDTVFTGETTINQDILQECLKGLSLGPETEGITGFEPVPEQQQLQDQVVIGGYALPGQQQYPVTFEGAGSETGLPEQPAHPAGGAVGGACDGQLAEQFLHTMNQTNNGDHFKTSFRVSVFYRGLKVMEHEVQNEAGISLVYSPQFVGPVLDNESGLTRVFLPSPGAMSDQTQAKLTQRILDKLGGGLDVGVSGHVVYGQRRGEIKAFWSFSRFDRNQPPQEISKLQPQPLYMFKDFLRGIMEFINGRDSPPCSLFFCLGEKWPDPDNRPWEKKLITVEVVLTSIELLKKIAVDGGASSLQSVELQLSLEEMMELC